Proteins encoded within one genomic window of Haematobia irritans isolate KBUSLIRL chromosome 5, ASM5000362v1, whole genome shotgun sequence:
- the LOC142239065 gene encoding 23 kDa integral membrane protein-like: MNCLANIVKYILYIFNIIFVICGILLIVLGSLMINNIGNISSFSEAINVDTIPIIIIVLGCVIFVIAFFGCCGAIRENICCTTTYAVFMFILFCLQIALVVWIFVKRSQFLSDMDTILTTVWDKNDQANGYPMDGVQITFKCCGLSGSIDYIGNGNPVPSSCCGTLSGQCDAVVYETKPGCRGEFKNFWATNTNIIRYAGIGVAIVELVALTFACCLTTSIRKSRHSM; encoded by the exons aTATGTGGTATTCTATTGATTGTTCTGGGCTCGCTGATGATCAACAACATTGGCAATATCTCAAGTTTTAGTGAAGCCATCAATGTAGACACAATACCCATCATCATTATCGTACTGGGCTGTGTCATATTTGTGATCGCCTTCTTTGGATGCTGTGGAGCAATTCGAGAAAACATTTGTTGTACAACCACT TATGCCGTTTTTATGTTCATTCTATTCTGTTTGCAAATTGCTTTGGTTGTTTGGATTTTTGTGAAGCGTTCCCAATTTTTGAGCGATATGGATACAATTTTAACTACTGTGTGGGATAAGAATGACCAAGCCAATGGCTATCCAATGGATGGTGTACAAATTACT TTCAAATGTTGTGGACTTAGTGGATCGATAGACTACATTGGCAATGGTAATCCTGTACCATCCTCATGTTGTGGTACTCTATCAGGACAATGTGATGCGGTAGTATACGAAACAAAGCCTGGTTGTCGtggtgaatttaaaaatttctgggCAACCAATACGAACATAATTCGTTACGCTGGAATTGGCGTAGCAATTGTGGAGCTGGTAGCCTTAACATTTGCTTGTTGTCTTACGACCAGTATTCGCAAATCACGTCATAGTATGTAA